CTGCCTGAAACCGGGCAGGATACGGCCATCATCCTGCTCGCCAAACATGTGGCGACGATACTGCCGATCCTGCTCATCACTCTGGCACTGGTGGCACAGTTCGACGCGGCCGTGGCGGATGCGCAGGGGGGCAGCGGCCTCATTTATGAAGTGAGCGGACACAAAATTCCGATCGGGACCGGCTATCTGCTGATCGTCGCCGGCGGCCTTTTGATCATCTGGAGTTCCAATATCTTCGAAGTGATCACCTATGCTTCGAAGGCGTTCGCACTCTATTACGCCCTGCAGTGTGCCGTCGCGGCACTGACGGCTTTGAAACATGAAGAGATCGCCCACGGCGGTTTGAAATTCGTCGGCTTCACGCTTCTTGCCTCCATCGTGGCGGCGGTCGTGATATTCGGCATCCCCGCCGAAGCGTAACGCTTTTATGGGCGCTCTTATGGGAGATGTCTGTATCGTGTCGTTCTAAAAAGCGTGAAAGCGAGCGCGACAAGAAGGTAGATGAAGCCGATGTCGGCCAGTGTCTGGGGCTCGTGGAGGAAGAGATAGTAGACCATCAGAACCACGGCGATTCCCATCAGAAGCAGCGACAGCACCACGACGATGGGATGGGCGCCGGTCTGTGCGTGAAGGACCAGATTGGCGACACCCACCGCCATCGAGACGAGCAGAAAGGTCATGCTCGAAAAGGCTATGATCCCTTCGAGGTGGCCGTAGAGCACGAAGAGAGAGGCCAGCACGAACATCGCCAAAAGGGCGTAGTAGGGGATCATCCGGCTGTTGCGCCGGGAGAGGATGGAGGGGAAGATACCGTCTTTGGCGATATCGGCCATCATGCGGCTGGCGCCGAACATCGTGCCGTTGATGGCGCTGCTCGTGGCCAGCAGCGCGGCGATGGAGGCGAGTACGAATCCCCATTCGCCGAAGATCGGCTTGAGCGCCTCGGCGATCGCGTACTCTTTGGCCGCCTGGATCTCTTCGAACGTCAAGATTCCCATCACCGAGAGTGCCAACGTGATGTAGATGAGTGTCACGATGATAATGGAGAGGTAGATCGAAAGTGGGGTGTTTCGTTCGGGGTTCTCGGTCTCGACGACCGAATTGGTGATGAGCTGGAACCCTTCGAAGGCGACGAAAACGATGGCCCCGCTCAAAAGCACGGCGCTGTAGCCTTTGTCGAAAAATGGAACGAAGTGTTCGCTGTGAAGAAAGAAGAGCCCCACGATACCCAATGAGAGCATGATCGCCACTTTGAAAAAGACGATGACATCCTCGCTTTCGCCGACGTCTCTGACCCCTTTGAGATTGATGAAAAGAAAGATGGAGAGGATGAGAAAAGCCAATGCGGTGCGGACGAAGTAGTTGTCGGCGAAGCCGGCCATCGCCGCCCCGTAGGAGCCGAACGTGTAGGCATAGAGAGCGAGCGTGCCGATATAGCCGACGATGACGCTCCATCCGACGAAGGCGGCGATGACGGGCCTTTTGGGAAAGGCGTGCCGCAGGTAGGTGTAGCTCGCCCCGTCTTCGCGGTAGGCCAGTGCCAGTTTGGCGTAGTTGTAGCCGGCGAGAAGGGCGATGAGACCGCCCATCACGAAGACCAGTACCGTCGCGTTGCCCGCGATGGCGTTGGCTTCCCCCATGACCGAAAAGATACCCCCGCCGATCATGCTTCCGATGCCGATGGCGGTCAGCTCTTTGAGCCCGAGTCTATCTTTCATGATGCTCTATCGCTCCTTTGAGCCGTCCCATCGCTTTTTCAAGCACGGGCCGGGGTGTTGCGATATTCATTCGCATGAAGCCGCTCCCCTCTTTTCCGAAACTTGCCCCGGTGTTGAGCCCAAGTTTCGCTTTTTCGACGAAAAACTTTTCCAGCGCGGTATCGTCCATGCCGAGTTTTCGGCAGTCAAACCACATCAGGTAGGTGGCTTCCGGCGACAGGGGTCTGATTTGGGGAAGGTGACGTTTCAAAAAATCGCTGACGAAGGCGATGTTGCCCCGCAGATAGTTCAGGAGGGCTTCCAGCCACGCTTCGCCCCCTTTGTAGGCGGCGATCAGCGCTTCGATGCCAAACACGTTGCCCATGGTCAGGTCGCAGCGCCTCATTTCCCTTTCGAACCTGCGCCGCAGCGAATCGTTGGAGACAATGGCATAGGCGGTATTCAGTCCGGCGACATTGAAGGTTTTGGAAGGGGCGTTCAGTGTCACCGTGATGTCGGCGACCTGTGGCGAAAGGGAGGCGACGGGTATATGTTTGTGGGGTGCGTAGACAATGTCGGCGTGGACTTCGTCACTGACGATGTGGCACTCCTCTTCGAGGCATATTTGCGCCATTTTCGCCAGCTCTTCTTCTTGCCAGACCCGCCCCACGGGATTGTGGGGAGAACAGAGAACGAAGAGCTTCGCTTCTTTCGCTTTGGCCCGGAAATCGTCGTAATCGATGCGGTAGCCCTCGCCGTCGTAACGCAGCGGATTTTCCAGCAGCCGCCTGCCGTGGTTTTTCCCCAGTCGGAAAAAAGGGTGGTAGACCGGCGTCTGGATCAAAACGGCGTCTTTCGGCTCCGTCAGAGCGGTGACGAGGAAGTGGAGTGCCGGCACGACACCGGGAATCGGGAGAATCGTGTTGTGTCCGATTTGCCAGCCGTGGCGTTTTGCCATCCATGCCGCGATGGCACGGAAAAAAATTTCGGGATAGATCGTGTATCCGTAGATAGGGTGGGCCGCTCGGCGCTGCAGGGCGTCCGTGACGCATCGGGGAGCGGGAAGGTCCATGTCGGCCACCCAGAGGGGCAGCACCGCATCGGTGCCGAATTTCGCTTTCCTTTCCTCGTATTTGACGCTCCACGTACCGCTTCTGTCGACCGGAGTGTCGAAATTCATCGCTTCTCCCAGATCGTCATTTGGGCGACGGTATGCTGAAATTTGCGTGCCGTCTCTCGAAGGATAAAGGGTATATCCCGGGTTTCAAGGAGCCTGAAGGCCGGCTCAAGATGCTCTTTGAGCCCCTGCAGTGTGGTGACCGGTTCGCCGTCGCGTTTGAAGCCGCCCAGCCACTTCTCTTTGGGAGTGTGGGCTTCGTTCCAGGTATAGGGGGATGTAAGAATAAGCAGCCCCTCTTTTTCGATGCGTCCGGTGATGTCCCGCAGGAATTTGGCGGGGTCATAGAGGCGGTCGATCAGGTTGAAAGCGGTGACAAGGTCATAACCCGTGTAGATCGGTTTCAGGTTGCAGGCGTCGGCTTGCCAGAAATCGACGCGATCGACAATATCCGCCAGATATTGGGGCAGTACGACCTCTTTGTACTCCACCAACTCCCCTTCGGTGGGAAGGGTGTAGCGAATGCGTCCTTCGCTGCGCATTTTTTCGGCCATGCCGATGAAACGGGCCGAAAAATCGAGGCCGGTGGCTTTTTCGAAACTCTTGGCCAGCTCCAGGGTGCTGCGGCCAATGGCACAGCCGATGTCGAGGGCGCTGCGCCGCTTGCGGCCCGAAGTGGCTTCGATGGCAAGGTTCGCGCAGGTTGCAGGATAGTTGGGAATGCCGAAATAGGTATCGCCCCACCCGAATTCGCAGTACTGGCTCACCTGCCTGTCGTTTTCGTAATAGTGCGTGCCTATCTTCTCTTCGTAGTCGCTTTCGACGTAGCGGAATCCGGCATGCTGGAAGAAGTGGCGACGGAAGGCGTATCTGGCGGAAGCGAGGGCTTCGTTGCCTGTGCTGATGAAGGAGCCTCCTTTGATGAGGTTGTGCTTTCCGTCGAAAGTGGGAGTGGTGAAATCGTCGTAGACGGGATGGACCTCGAATCCTGCGAAGGGGTAGATGGGGGTTTCGCTCCACTGCCAGACATTGCCGATGACATCGTGGAACTCCCCGTGGGGGAATTCGGTAACGGGGGAGGTGGAGGCGTAGTGTTCCAGGTTGATGTTGGCCGGGGCTTTTTCGCCCCAGTCGGGAAGATCGGGAACACGGCAGTGTTCGTGCAGACGATACCATTCGTCCTCCGTAGGGAGCCGAAGTTTTCTACCGGTTTTTTCGCCCAGCCACCTGCAGAAGGCTTTGGCTTCGTGGTAGTTGACATCCACGGGCCAGTCCATCGGCATATCGATGATTTCCGCCAGTGCGCGGTAGCGGAAACCGCCCTTTCCGTCGGGCATCCAGAAAGGGGGATGTTCCGCCGCTTTGTAGGTGCGCCAGGCCCACCCCTCTTCGCTCCACCATGTTTTTTGCCGGTAGCCTCCCGCTTCGACGAAAGCCATGAACTCTCCGTTGCTCACCAGGAACTTGGAAGCTTTGAAATCGGGGACCTCTGCCTCGTGGTGGCCGTATTCGTTGTCCCAGCCGTAGTAGGCGTCCTGTCGGTTTTTTCCGAGGGTGACGCTGCCGCCGGGAACGGGCAGCAGCACGTTTTGTGGGGCATGGCCGCTTCGCCGGCATATTTCCCAATCCGGCCGGGGCGATACCAGTGAGAGGTCGGTCTGACGAATCAGTACGGAGGAAGTCTCCACATGGATGCGTTCATGCTCGATACCCATCAGGATCACCCACCAGGGGGAATCCCAGCCAATCGGAAGCTCAAGGGGCAGTGTCGTGATGAGTTCGTCCACCAGCGCCCTCACATTGTCCCGATAGGCACGGGTGGCTGCGACAGTAGGCCAGTCGTAGTGCGCTTCGTTGAGGTCGTCCCAGCTCATCTCGTCCACTCCGACAGCGAAAATCGATTCCAGTTTCGGGTCGATCCGCCGATCGATGACCTTCGCCAGAACCAGTTTGTTGATGAAAAAGACGGCGGTATGGCCGAAATAGAAGATATGGGGATGACGCAGCGGTTCGGGCCGGTGGTAGAATGCCTCGTCGCTCTTTAGATGCGAATAGAGCGATTCGAAAAGGTCGAAGGTGGTGTGGAAATAGCGACGGATCTCTTCCCGTTTCGCTTCGGGGTCGGTTCCCTGCAGAGAGGGAGGCCGAAGGCGTTCGATCATGATGTCTCCTCACGCGGTTTTGCCTATTTTATCGAAACAGGTTAAAATCACGGCTAAAAAGGGATCGCTTGGAAGAGATACTCAACAATCTGACGACCTACGGCTATATCATCCTCTTTTTCTACTCCCTGGGCGGCGGATTTTTCGCCCTGGCCGCTGCCGGGGTTCTCGCGTCGATAGGGAAAATGGACCTGGCTACCAGCATCGCCGTGGCGTTCGCGGCCAACTTTATCGGGGATCAGGCGCTGCTGCTATTTACCCGTGCCAACAGACACCAGATGATGGAGTATC
This genomic interval from Hydrogenimonas urashimensis contains the following:
- a CDS encoding APC family permease; the protein is MKDRLGLKELTAIGIGSMIGGGIFSVMGEANAIAGNATVLVFVMGGLIALLAGYNYAKLALAYREDGASYTYLRHAFPKRPVIAAFVGWSVIVGYIGTLALYAYTFGSYGAAMAGFADNYFVRTALAFLILSIFLFINLKGVRDVGESEDVIVFFKVAIMLSLGIVGLFFLHSEHFVPFFDKGYSAVLLSGAIVFVAFEGFQLITNSVVETENPERNTPLSIYLSIIIVTLIYITLALSVMGILTFEEIQAAKEYAIAEALKPIFGEWGFVLASIAALLATSSAINGTMFGASRMMADIAKDGIFPSILSRRNSRMIPYYALLAMFVLASLFVLYGHLEGIIAFSSMTFLLVSMAVGVANLVLHAQTGAHPIVVVLSLLLMGIAVVLMVYYLFLHEPQTLADIGFIYLLVALAFTLFRTTRYRHLP
- a CDS encoding MalY/PatB family protein; translated protein: MNFDTPVDRSGTWSVKYEERKAKFGTDAVLPLWVADMDLPAPRCVTDALQRRAAHPIYGYTIYPEIFFRAIAAWMAKRHGWQIGHNTILPIPGVVPALHFLVTALTEPKDAVLIQTPVYHPFFRLGKNHGRRLLENPLRYDGEGYRIDYDDFRAKAKEAKLFVLCSPHNPVGRVWQEEELAKMAQICLEEECHIVSDEVHADIVYAPHKHIPVASLSPQVADITVTLNAPSKTFNVAGLNTAYAIVSNDSLRRRFEREMRRCDLTMGNVFGIEALIAAYKGGEAWLEALLNYLRGNIAFVSDFLKRHLPQIRPLSPEATYLMWFDCRKLGMDDTALEKFFVEKAKLGLNTGASFGKEGSGFMRMNIATPRPVLEKAMGRLKGAIEHHER
- the ovoA gene encoding 5-histidylcysteine sulfoxide synthase, whose protein sequence is MIERLRPPSLQGTDPEAKREEIRRYFHTTFDLFESLYSHLKSDEAFYHRPEPLRHPHIFYFGHTAVFFINKLVLAKVIDRRIDPKLESIFAVGVDEMSWDDLNEAHYDWPTVAATRAYRDNVRALVDELITTLPLELPIGWDSPWWVILMGIEHERIHVETSSVLIRQTDLSLVSPRPDWEICRRSGHAPQNVLLPVPGGSVTLGKNRQDAYYGWDNEYGHHEAEVPDFKASKFLVSNGEFMAFVEAGGYRQKTWWSEEGWAWRTYKAAEHPPFWMPDGKGGFRYRALAEIIDMPMDWPVDVNYHEAKAFCRWLGEKTGRKLRLPTEDEWYRLHEHCRVPDLPDWGEKAPANINLEHYASTSPVTEFPHGEFHDVIGNVWQWSETPIYPFAGFEVHPVYDDFTTPTFDGKHNLIKGGSFISTGNEALASARYAFRRHFFQHAGFRYVESDYEEKIGTHYYENDRQVSQYCEFGWGDTYFGIPNYPATCANLAIEATSGRKRRSALDIGCAIGRSTLELAKSFEKATGLDFSARFIGMAEKMRSEGRIRYTLPTEGELVEYKEVVLPQYLADIVDRVDFWQADACNLKPIYTGYDLVTAFNLIDRLYDPAKFLRDITGRIEKEGLLILTSPYTWNEAHTPKEKWLGGFKRDGEPVTTLQGLKEHLEPAFRLLETRDIPFILRETARKFQHTVAQMTIWEKR